Proteins encoded in a region of the Aquila chrysaetos chrysaetos chromosome 25, bAquChr1.4, whole genome shotgun sequence genome:
- the MRM2 gene encoding rRNA methyltransferase 2, mitochondrial isoform X1, which translates to MAWRGTAAAAAGRCVEGPLRRARLGSGGSRPDPGVGGVSPGCCRHLVSKCLHTTVGFLKKTGTEHQWLERHLKDPFVKAAKRQNYRCRSAFKLLEIDDKLQILRPGLSVLDCGAAPGAWSQVAVERVNALGTAYSTPSIQMHAANCPRTRRPDIADPAVPTGFVLGVDLLRISPLEGAVFLSEADIADPRTLRTIQSLLPAEKVDVILSDMAPNATGIKELDHQKLINLCLGLLSLSRSILKPKGTMLCKFWDGHESRLLQNRLKEQFQDVRTIKPQASRKDSAESYYLARLYKGK; encoded by the exons ATGGCCTGGCGGGGGACtgcagccgccgccgcgggcaggTGCGTGGAGGGGCCGCTGAGGAgagctcggctcggctc cggcgggTCCCGCCCTGACCCGGGAGTTGGTGGGGTGTCCCCGGGTTG CTGTCGGCATTTGGTGAGCAAATGTCTCCACACCACGGTGgggtttctgaagaaaactggaACTGAGCACCAGTGGTTGGAGCGGCACTTGAAGGATCCCTTTGTCAAGGCAGCGAAGCGGCAGAATTACCGTTGCCGAAGTGCCTTCAAATTACTGGAAATTGATGACAAGCTTCAAATTCTTCGTCCAGGGCTTTCTGTTCTTGACTGTGGAGCGGCGCCTGGTGCTTGGAGCCAGGTTGCTGTAGAGAGGGTCAACGCCTTAGGTACTG CTTATAGCACACCATCCATCCAGATGCACGCAGCAAACTGTCCGAGGACAAGAAGACCAGACATAGCAG ATCCTGCTGTCCCCACTGGCTTCGTCCTTGGCGTTGACCTCCTGCGGATTTCTCCTCTGGAAGGGGCAGTCTTCCTGTCGGAGGCTGACATTGCAGACCCAAGGACGCTGAGGACAATTCAGAGTCTGCTTCCTGCAGAGAAGGTGGATGTTATCTTGAGCGATATGGCACCTAATGCAACAGGCATTAAAGAACTGGATCATCAGAAATTGATCAATCTATGTTTAGGCCTTCTGAGTCTGTCCCGAAGTATTTTAAAGCCGAAAGGAACGATGCTCTGTAAATTCTGGGATGGACATGAGTCCCGTCTTCTGCAAAACAGACTGAAGGAGCAGTTCCAAGACGTGAGGACTATAAAGCCTCAGGCCAGCCGGAAGGACTCTGCTGAATCTTATTATTTGGCAAGACTGTacaaagggaaatga
- the MRM2 gene encoding rRNA methyltransferase 2, mitochondrial isoform X4, with the protein MAWRGTAAAAAGSCRHLVSKCLHTTVGFLKKTGTEHQWLERHLKDPFVKAAKRQNYRCRSAFKLLEIDDKLQILRPGLSVLDCGAAPGAWSQVAVERVNALGTAYSTPSIQMHAANCPRTRRPDIADPAVPTGFVLGVDLLRISPLEGAVFLSEADIADPRTLRTIQSLLPAEKVDVILSDMAPNATGIKELDHQKLINLCLGLLSLSRSILKPKGTMLCKFWDGHESRLLQNRLKEQFQDVRTIKPQASRKDSAESYYLARLYKGK; encoded by the exons ATGGCCTGGCGGGGGACtgcagccgccgccgcgggcag CTGTCGGCATTTGGTGAGCAAATGTCTCCACACCACGGTGgggtttctgaagaaaactggaACTGAGCACCAGTGGTTGGAGCGGCACTTGAAGGATCCCTTTGTCAAGGCAGCGAAGCGGCAGAATTACCGTTGCCGAAGTGCCTTCAAATTACTGGAAATTGATGACAAGCTTCAAATTCTTCGTCCAGGGCTTTCTGTTCTTGACTGTGGAGCGGCGCCTGGTGCTTGGAGCCAGGTTGCTGTAGAGAGGGTCAACGCCTTAGGTACTG CTTATAGCACACCATCCATCCAGATGCACGCAGCAAACTGTCCGAGGACAAGAAGACCAGACATAGCAG ATCCTGCTGTCCCCACTGGCTTCGTCCTTGGCGTTGACCTCCTGCGGATTTCTCCTCTGGAAGGGGCAGTCTTCCTGTCGGAGGCTGACATTGCAGACCCAAGGACGCTGAGGACAATTCAGAGTCTGCTTCCTGCAGAGAAGGTGGATGTTATCTTGAGCGATATGGCACCTAATGCAACAGGCATTAAAGAACTGGATCATCAGAAATTGATCAATCTATGTTTAGGCCTTCTGAGTCTGTCCCGAAGTATTTTAAAGCCGAAAGGAACGATGCTCTGTAAATTCTGGGATGGACATGAGTCCCGTCTTCTGCAAAACAGACTGAAGGAGCAGTTCCAAGACGTGAGGACTATAAAGCCTCAGGCCAGCCGGAAGGACTCTGCTGAATCTTATTATTTGGCAAGACTGTacaaagggaaatga
- the MRM2 gene encoding rRNA methyltransferase 2, mitochondrial isoform X3 — MAWRGTAAAAAGRCVEGPLRRARLGSGGSRPDPGVGGVSPGCCRHLVSKCLHTTVGFLKKTGTEHQWLERHLKDPFVKAAKRQNYRCRSAFKLLEIDDKLQILRPGLSVLDCGAAPGAWSQVAVERVNALDPAVPTGFVLGVDLLRISPLEGAVFLSEADIADPRTLRTIQSLLPAEKVDVILSDMAPNATGIKELDHQKLINLCLGLLSLSRSILKPKGTMLCKFWDGHESRLLQNRLKEQFQDVRTIKPQASRKDSAESYYLARLYKGK; from the exons ATGGCCTGGCGGGGGACtgcagccgccgccgcgggcaggTGCGTGGAGGGGCCGCTGAGGAgagctcggctcggctc cggcgggTCCCGCCCTGACCCGGGAGTTGGTGGGGTGTCCCCGGGTTG CTGTCGGCATTTGGTGAGCAAATGTCTCCACACCACGGTGgggtttctgaagaaaactggaACTGAGCACCAGTGGTTGGAGCGGCACTTGAAGGATCCCTTTGTCAAGGCAGCGAAGCGGCAGAATTACCGTTGCCGAAGTGCCTTCAAATTACTGGAAATTGATGACAAGCTTCAAATTCTTCGTCCAGGGCTTTCTGTTCTTGACTGTGGAGCGGCGCCTGGTGCTTGGAGCCAGGTTGCTGTAGAGAGGGTCAACGCCTTAG ATCCTGCTGTCCCCACTGGCTTCGTCCTTGGCGTTGACCTCCTGCGGATTTCTCCTCTGGAAGGGGCAGTCTTCCTGTCGGAGGCTGACATTGCAGACCCAAGGACGCTGAGGACAATTCAGAGTCTGCTTCCTGCAGAGAAGGTGGATGTTATCTTGAGCGATATGGCACCTAATGCAACAGGCATTAAAGAACTGGATCATCAGAAATTGATCAATCTATGTTTAGGCCTTCTGAGTCTGTCCCGAAGTATTTTAAAGCCGAAAGGAACGATGCTCTGTAAATTCTGGGATGGACATGAGTCCCGTCTTCTGCAAAACAGACTGAAGGAGCAGTTCCAAGACGTGAGGACTATAAAGCCTCAGGCCAGCCGGAAGGACTCTGCTGAATCTTATTATTTGGCAAGACTGTacaaagggaaatga
- the MRM2 gene encoding rRNA methyltransferase 2, mitochondrial isoform X2, translating into MAWRGTAAAAAGRCVEGPLRRARLGSGGSRPDPGVGGVSPGCCRHLVSKCLHTTVGFLKKTGTEHQWLERHLKDPFVKAAKRQNYRCRSAFKLLEIDDKLQILRPGLSVLDCGAAPGAWSQVAVERVNALGTDPAVPTGFVLGVDLLRISPLEGAVFLSEADIADPRTLRTIQSLLPAEKVDVILSDMAPNATGIKELDHQKLINLCLGLLSLSRSILKPKGTMLCKFWDGHESRLLQNRLKEQFQDVRTIKPQASRKDSAESYYLARLYKGK; encoded by the exons ATGGCCTGGCGGGGGACtgcagccgccgccgcgggcaggTGCGTGGAGGGGCCGCTGAGGAgagctcggctcggctc cggcgggTCCCGCCCTGACCCGGGAGTTGGTGGGGTGTCCCCGGGTTG CTGTCGGCATTTGGTGAGCAAATGTCTCCACACCACGGTGgggtttctgaagaaaactggaACTGAGCACCAGTGGTTGGAGCGGCACTTGAAGGATCCCTTTGTCAAGGCAGCGAAGCGGCAGAATTACCGTTGCCGAAGTGCCTTCAAATTACTGGAAATTGATGACAAGCTTCAAATTCTTCGTCCAGGGCTTTCTGTTCTTGACTGTGGAGCGGCGCCTGGTGCTTGGAGCCAGGTTGCTGTAGAGAGGGTCAACGCCTTAGGTACTG ATCCTGCTGTCCCCACTGGCTTCGTCCTTGGCGTTGACCTCCTGCGGATTTCTCCTCTGGAAGGGGCAGTCTTCCTGTCGGAGGCTGACATTGCAGACCCAAGGACGCTGAGGACAATTCAGAGTCTGCTTCCTGCAGAGAAGGTGGATGTTATCTTGAGCGATATGGCACCTAATGCAACAGGCATTAAAGAACTGGATCATCAGAAATTGATCAATCTATGTTTAGGCCTTCTGAGTCTGTCCCGAAGTATTTTAAAGCCGAAAGGAACGATGCTCTGTAAATTCTGGGATGGACATGAGTCCCGTCTTCTGCAAAACAGACTGAAGGAGCAGTTCCAAGACGTGAGGACTATAAAGCCTCAGGCCAGCCGGAAGGACTCTGCTGAATCTTATTATTTGGCAAGACTGTacaaagggaaatga